Below is a window of Micromonospora chersina DNA.
CCCTGGCCGGCGTTGGTGGCGGTGATCTGGACGTCACCCGCCGGCCGGTCGACGAGGATCGACGGGAAGACCGGGCCGTGCAGGGCGAGGGTGTCCGCGCCCGGGGTGGGTGGGTACATGCCGAGCGCGGACCAGACGTACCAGGCGGAGGTGGCTCCCAGGTCGTCGTTGCCGGGCAGGCCGCCGGGGCCGGTGGTGAACGACTCGTTCATGATCCGCCGGACCGCGGCGCTGGTGCCGGCGGGCGCCGCGGCGAAGTGGTAGGCCCAGGGGACGCCGTGCTCCGGCTCGTTGCCGATGTAGAAGTACGGCTGCGACTGGCCGCCGTTGGTCTGGGTGAAGTGGTGGTCGAGCCGTTGGACGGCGGTCTGCCGCCCGCCCATCAGGTCGATCAGGGCGGCGAGGTTGTACGGGACCATCCAGGTGTACTGCGAGGCGTTGCCCTCGACGTAGTTCGACTGGCTGGCGGGGTCGAGCGGCCACGGCCAGGTGCCGTCGGCGTTGCGCGGGTGGATGTAGCCCGACTCGGTGTTGAACGTGTTGCGCCACCACTGCGCTCGGGCCATGTGATTGTCGTACGTGGCGGTGTCACCCAGGGCGAGGGCGAACCGGGCCACGGCGAAGTCGCTGGCGGAATACTCCAGCGAGTCGGACGGGTCGCCGTCGATGTACTGGCGTTGCACGTAGCCGCTCTGCCGGCCCCGGATCGGGCTGCCCTGCATGGTGCCGCCGGAGGAACTCTTCTTCATCAGGGCGAGGGCCGCCGCCGTGTCGAAGGTCCGCACGCCGAACTGGTACATGCTGTCGACGATGATCGGGCCGGGGTCGCCGGTCATGACGAACGCCTCGTTGGTGTTGTGCGACCACTTCGGCAGCAGGCCGCCCTGCTGCCCGTCGAGCACCATGGACCGGGCGATGTCGGTCGCCTCGGCGGGCGCCAGGAAGGCGATCAGCGCCGCCCACGAGCGGTAGATGTCCCAGCCGGAGTAGTTCTGGTAGACCGAGTGGCCGGCCGTGTGGATGGCGTTGTCGAAGCCGCGGTACTGCCCGTCGACGTCGTTGGCCAGGTTGGGGTTGATGAACACCCGGTACAGCGCGGTGTAGAACTTCTGCAGGTCGGCGGCGGAGCCACCGCTGACCTGCACCCGATTGAGGATCGCGTTCCACTGCGCGTCGGCGTTGGCGCGGACGGTGTCGAAGGCGAAGCCGGACTGTTCGGCGGCGAGGTTGGCCTGCGCGCCCGCCTGGCTGACGAAGGAGATGCCGACCTTGACCTGCACCACCGGGTTGGCGGAGGTGTCGAAGGTCAGGTACCCGCCGGAGTTGGTGCCGCTGGCGCTCGTGGAGCCGGTGGTGACGGTGCCGCCGAGCCAGGTGCCGACACCGCTCGGGGCGCGGTCGAACTCCATCCGGTAGAAGATCTGGTAAGTCTTGCTGTTGCCGCAGAAGCCGCCGCCGGTGACGCTGCCGGTCACCGTGGAGCCGTTGATCTGGATCGAACCGGCGCGGCTGCCGGTGGCACTGCGGCTGGTGTTGATGAGTACCCGGGCGGTGCTGGTCGCGGGATAGGTCAGGCGCAGGATGGCGCTGCGTCTGGTGGCCGACGCCTCGACCCGGGTGTTGCCGTAGTTGGCGAGCACGGCACGGTAGAAGCCGGGGGCAGCCTGTTCCTGTGTCTTGTCCTGACTGGCGCGGTAGGACGTCCACGAGGTGCCGGGGGACGCGCCGAGCGCACCGGTGACGGGCAGGATCCCGAGGTCCTCGTTGTTGGCGCAGCCGGCG
It encodes the following:
- a CDS encoding GH92 family glycosyl hydrolase — its product is MLRSGPSRLLSLAATAVTAASALVAVASPATAAPLNLTPYVNPFIGTDDSNAPNPVGGGAGGSTVPGPVQPFGMVQLSPDTPTASPSGYRFSDTQIEEFSLTHFNGAGCANNEDLGILPVTGALGASPGTSWTSYRASQDKTQEQAAPGFYRAVLANYGNTRVEASATRRSAILRLTYPATSTARVLINTSRSATGSRAGSIQINGSTVTGSVTGGGFCGNSKTYQIFYRMEFDRAPSGVGTWLGGTVTTGSTSASGTNSGGYLTFDTSANPVVQVKVGISFVSQAGAQANLAAEQSGFAFDTVRANADAQWNAILNRVQVSGGSAADLQKFYTALYRVFINPNLANDVDGQYRGFDNAIHTAGHSVYQNYSGWDIYRSWAALIAFLAPAEATDIARSMVLDGQQGGLLPKWSHNTNEAFVMTGDPGPIIVDSMYQFGVRTFDTAAALALMKKSSSGGTMQGSPIRGRQSGYVQRQYIDGDPSDSLEYSASDFAVARFALALGDTATYDNHMARAQWWRNTFNTESGYIHPRNADGTWPWPLDPASQSNYVEGNASQYTWMVPYNLAALIDLMGGRQTAVQRLDHHFTQTNGGQSQPYFYIGNEPEHGVPWAYHFAAAPAGTSAAVRRIMNESFTTGPGGLPGNDDLGATSAWYVWSALGMYPPTPGADTLALHGPVFPSILVDRPAGDVQITATNAGQGNQYVQSLAVNGSTSRRTWLRYGDLAGGATLSYTMGGTPSAWGTDPADVPPSFGDGSTPPAAAPDLGTNLAAGRPASGSAACNTTEGPEKAFDARLGSASKWCSLAAGTKFLQVDLGANQTVRSFVVKHAGLGGETTGWNTGDFTIQTSTDGSAWTTRATVSGNRASRTYHPIPAVTARYVRLSITTATNNGNAAARIDEFEVYGTAGATNLALNRPATADSQCASAEGPEKAVNGSTSGGNSDKWCSVGGTRFLRIDLGSAHRIESITVHHAAAGGEDPAWNTRDFDLQVSADGSAWTTVAQVRGNTAGVSNHPMAVDGRYVLVKVLTPTQTTDPAARLYEVEVFGV